A genomic stretch from uncultured Pseudodesulfovibrio sp. includes:
- a CDS encoding saccharopine dehydrogenase family protein encodes MSKVLIIGAGGVGSVAVHKCAQIPEVFSEIHLASRTKSKCDAIAASVKQRTGVTVSTYQVDADNVPETVELINSIKPDLLVNLALPYQDLTLMDACLETGVNYMDTANYEPPDEAKFEYKWQWAYQERFKEAGLMALLGSGFDPGVTNVFAAHAMKHHFDEIHELDIIDCNAGDHGQAFATNFNPEINIREITQRGRYWERGEWVETDPLSWSMDYTFPNGIGKKKCYLMYHEELESLALHIKGLKRARFWMTFGEQYLTHLRVLEGIGMTSIKPIEYNGQMIQPLQFLKAVLPEPGDLGPLTKGRTCIGNVMKGLKDGKEKKMYVYNICSHEAAYEEVGSQAISYTTGVPAMIGAMMMLTGKWSGKGVFHMEQMDPDPFMDALNAHGLPWVEVEL; translated from the coding sequence ATGTCCAAAGTTCTTATCATCGGTGCCGGTGGTGTTGGGAGTGTGGCAGTCCACAAGTGCGCGCAGATTCCAGAGGTATTCTCTGAAATTCATCTCGCCAGCCGGACAAAGTCCAAATGCGACGCCATAGCCGCTTCCGTCAAACAGCGCACGGGCGTGACTGTTTCCACCTATCAGGTGGACGCGGACAACGTGCCTGAAACCGTGGAGCTCATCAACTCGATCAAGCCGGACCTGCTGGTCAATCTGGCCCTGCCGTATCAGGATCTGACCCTCATGGACGCATGCCTCGAGACCGGCGTCAACTATATGGATACAGCCAACTACGAGCCGCCGGATGAGGCGAAGTTCGAGTACAAATGGCAGTGGGCGTATCAGGAGCGTTTTAAGGAAGCAGGCCTCATGGCGCTGCTCGGTTCCGGTTTCGATCCCGGCGTCACCAACGTTTTTGCGGCTCATGCCATGAAGCACCATTTCGATGAAATTCATGAACTGGATATCATCGACTGTAACGCCGGCGATCACGGTCAGGCCTTTGCCACCAACTTCAACCCGGAAATCAATATCCGCGAAATCACTCAGCGCGGCCGTTACTGGGAACGCGGGGAATGGGTCGAAACCGATCCGCTCTCCTGGTCCATGGACTACACTTTCCCCAACGGCATTGGTAAGAAGAAGTGTTACCTCATGTATCACGAGGAACTGGAGTCTCTCGCCCTGCATATCAAGGGTCTCAAGCGCGCCCGTTTCTGGATGACTTTCGGTGAACAGTACCTGACGCATCTCCGTGTGCTGGAAGGCATCGGCATGACCTCCATCAAGCCCATTGAGTACAACGGGCAGATGATCCAGCCTCTCCAGTTCCTGAAGGCCGTGCTGCCCGAGCCGGGCGATCTCGGTCCGTTGACCAAGGGGCGGACCTGCATCGGCAACGTGATGAAGGGCCTCAAGGACGGCAAGGAAAAGAAGATGTACGTCTACAACATATGCAGCCACGAGGCCGCGTATGAAGAAGTAGGCTCACAGGCCATTTCCTATACCACTGGTGTTCCGGCCATGATCGGCGCCATGATGATGCTGACTGGCAAATGGTCCGGCAAGGGCGTCTTTCATATGGAACAGATGGACCCGGACCCGTTCATGGATGCCCTTAATGCACACGGTCTGCCCTGGGTCGAAGTGGAGCTGTAG
- the nspC gene encoding carboxynorspermidine decarboxylase, which produces MDGRTEYRFDPAGVPTPCFVIDEGLLKKNLEILASVKERAGCKVLLALKCFAMFSMFPVLAEKLDGICASSPHEARLGREEFQREVHTFAAGYSEADIRDLCQTSDHIVFNSFAQLDRFRPLVRELAAAQGREIELALRINPEHSEGATPLYDPCAPGSRLGIRREHFDMGNLDGVVGLHWHNLCEQDADCLERTIAAVETHFSDVLPGMRYVNFGGGHHITRPGYDVGLLVELVTRFKKKWDVEVYLEPGEAVALNAGYLVSTVLDVVQADMPVVIMDSAVPCHMPDVIEMPYRPHIVGSGQPCEKEWTCRIGGPSCLAGDVAGEYSFDEALKVGDRLVFTDMAIYTMVKTNTFNGIQLPAIVLYKPETDDLNIIRQFGYEEFKNRLS; this is translated from the coding sequence GTGGACGGTCGTACCGAATATCGTTTTGATCCCGCCGGGGTTCCGACTCCGTGTTTTGTCATCGACGAGGGTCTCCTGAAAAAAAATCTGGAGATCCTCGCTTCGGTGAAGGAACGCGCAGGGTGCAAAGTGCTGCTGGCGCTCAAGTGCTTCGCCATGTTCAGCATGTTTCCCGTGCTGGCGGAAAAACTTGACGGCATCTGCGCCAGCTCGCCCCATGAGGCCCGACTGGGGCGCGAGGAGTTCCAGCGGGAGGTTCACACCTTTGCCGCCGGATACTCCGAGGCTGATATCCGCGATCTCTGCCAGACCAGCGATCACATCGTGTTCAATTCCTTTGCGCAGCTCGACAGGTTTCGTCCGCTGGTGCGAGAATTGGCCGCAGCACAGGGACGCGAAATAGAACTCGCCCTGCGCATCAACCCGGAACACTCCGAAGGGGCGACCCCGCTGTACGATCCCTGTGCCCCCGGTTCCCGGCTCGGTATCCGGCGGGAACATTTCGACATGGGCAACCTTGACGGTGTGGTCGGTCTGCACTGGCACAATCTCTGTGAACAGGACGCCGACTGTCTGGAGAGGACGATCGCGGCAGTGGAAACTCATTTTTCCGATGTCCTTCCCGGAATGCGTTACGTTAATTTCGGCGGTGGACATCACATCACCCGTCCTGGCTACGATGTCGGACTGCTCGTCGAACTCGTCACCCGTTTCAAGAAGAAATGGGATGTAGAGGTCTATCTGGAGCCGGGCGAAGCTGTGGCCCTGAACGCCGGGTATCTTGTCTCCACGGTCCTTGATGTTGTCCAGGCAGACATGCCCGTGGTCATCATGGACTCGGCCGTGCCCTGCCACATGCCGGACGTCATCGAAATGCCGTACCGACCGCATATAGTCGGTTCCGGGCAGCCCTGCGAAAAAGAATGGACCTGTCGTATCGGCGGCCCGTCATGTCTGGCCGGTGATGTGGCTGGCGAGTATTCGTTTGATGAAGCGCTGAAGGTCGGGGACAGATTGGTGTTTACGGATATGGCGATTTACACCATGGTCAAGACGAATACCTTCAATGGTATTCAACTCCCGGCTATTGTTTTGTATAAACCGGAGACTGACGACTTGAATATCATCCGCCAGTTCGGTTATGAAGAATTCAAAAATCGTTTGTCGTAG
- the speB gene encoding agmatinase translates to MAHHFLEGEIPNDKPEDAVVHIIPVPLESTVSYGAGTAAGPDAIIEASMQLELWDGSAKPVLGGIHTADPIDCSKPIAKVLDAIEDSVCYAVECEALPFVLGGEHTVTLGALRGLKQKVGRFGVVQFDAHADLRNIYEGSPFSHACVMRRAMDDLKLPVFQIGVRALCEEETEYRKVNEVPHLDARELHLKGIPKKILPADFPERIYITFDVDGLDPAVVRATGTPVPGGLGWQDVLTILERVVAGRKVIGADVVELAPNEGDHASDFAAAQLAYILMGHSLPSEQ, encoded by the coding sequence ATGGCACATCATTTTCTTGAGGGAGAAATCCCTAATGATAAGCCTGAAGACGCCGTCGTTCACATTATTCCGGTACCGCTTGAGTCCACCGTGTCCTATGGGGCCGGGACTGCCGCCGGTCCGGATGCGATCATTGAGGCATCCATGCAGCTTGAGTTGTGGGATGGCTCGGCAAAACCAGTCCTTGGCGGGATTCACACAGCTGATCCTATCGATTGCTCCAAACCCATTGCAAAGGTTCTTGACGCCATCGAAGACTCCGTCTGCTACGCCGTGGAATGTGAGGCATTGCCTTTTGTCCTCGGTGGTGAACACACTGTGACCCTCGGCGCCCTGCGCGGTCTCAAACAGAAAGTCGGGCGGTTCGGTGTCGTACAGTTCGATGCCCATGCCGACCTGCGCAATATTTATGAAGGGTCCCCTTTCAGCCATGCCTGTGTCATGCGGCGAGCCATGGATGATCTGAAACTTCCTGTTTTTCAGATCGGTGTCCGCGCCTTGTGCGAAGAGGAGACAGAATACCGAAAGGTAAACGAGGTTCCCCATCTTGACGCACGCGAGCTGCACCTCAAGGGTATTCCCAAAAAAATTCTTCCCGCCGATTTCCCCGAAAGGATATACATTACTTTTGATGTCGACGGTCTGGATCCCGCTGTTGTCCGAGCTACCGGAACCCCGGTGCCCGGCGGTCTCGGCTGGCAGGACGTTCTGACCATTCTGGAGAGGGTGGTCGCCGGACGAAAGGTTATAGGCGCCGATGTCGTTGAATTGGCTCCGAATGAGGGGGATCATGCTTCCGATTTTGCTGCCGCACAATTGGCCTATATTCTCATGGGTCACAGTCTGCCCTCAGAACAGTAA
- a CDS encoding amylo-alpha-1,6-glucosidase, translated as MIWIPRDECVNTETATRKEWLDTNGIGGYSSSTIINCHTRKYHGLLAASLKEPRGRFILLSKVEASLVGNGREFFLSTNKYPGVYHPTGHQFVEGFEQGLFPSITYRIGDAVIKKNMMMIYGQNTVLLCYELLEGRVKPTLRIRPMLAYRDIHSLTHENMFLRPKTYPERNGCKIHPYEGMPPLYMGTNRTSEFHPGPKWMSNYEYMVERERGFDYQEDLFCPGMFEVPLHKGKPVIFAASVEKLGNLKKLRKGEVERREAAFAECKGRSKNDRMLKYVSDQFLIRNASDFASVVAGYHWFGEWGRDTMIALPGLTFHVGRRSFGEEVLAAYAGLERDGLLPNYLDQSSEHLAYNSVDASLWFFWAVQEYLKTGGNIGFVMEAIYPALRSIVSAHLDGRVPLCGVAENGLLYAGNEHTQLTWMDAQAYGRPVTPRHGAAVEINALWYNALRFFLELAKGSDELTSRAEQAADALAANFVERFWNHADNCLSDVVNEHGQDHSIRPNQVFAVSLPYSMLDAERMRAVIKVVQAHLLTPYGLRTLSPSAPAYRPFYEGDADARDSAYHQGMVWPWLAGHFGEALLRQAEDKKGARAFLRKYFKPILRSFPEDFGIASVPEIYTGNPPHLPGGCIAQAWSVGEAIRLNALLGGK; from the coding sequence ATGATTTGGATTCCTAGGGATGAGTGCGTTAACACCGAGACTGCTACTCGAAAAGAATGGCTCGATACCAATGGTATCGGCGGCTATTCCTCCAGCACTATTATCAACTGCCATACCCGTAAGTACCATGGTCTGCTGGCGGCTTCTCTCAAGGAGCCGAGGGGCAGGTTCATTCTCCTTTCCAAGGTTGAGGCGTCTCTTGTCGGCAACGGCAGGGAGTTCTTTCTTTCCACGAACAAGTATCCCGGCGTGTACCATCCGACCGGGCATCAGTTTGTCGAAGGGTTCGAGCAGGGGCTTTTCCCGTCCATAACATATCGCATAGGCGATGCCGTCATCAAAAAGAACATGATGATGATATATGGACAGAATACCGTACTGCTCTGCTACGAACTACTGGAAGGCAGAGTCAAGCCCACCCTGCGCATCCGTCCCATGCTGGCGTACAGGGATATTCACTCTCTGACCCATGAGAACATGTTTCTGCGTCCCAAGACGTATCCGGAAAGGAACGGCTGCAAGATCCACCCCTATGAGGGAATGCCCCCGCTCTATATGGGGACGAACAGGACATCCGAGTTCCATCCCGGTCCGAAGTGGATGTCGAACTACGAGTATATGGTCGAACGGGAACGTGGGTTCGACTATCAGGAAGATTTGTTCTGCCCCGGCATGTTTGAAGTGCCCCTGCACAAAGGTAAGCCTGTCATCTTTGCCGCTTCCGTCGAAAAGCTCGGTAATCTGAAGAAACTTCGCAAGGGCGAAGTCGAACGCCGTGAAGCCGCTTTTGCCGAGTGCAAGGGCCGCAGCAAGAATGATCGGATGCTCAAGTATGTGTCCGACCAGTTCCTAATTCGCAACGCTTCGGATTTTGCCTCGGTGGTTGCCGGATATCACTGGTTTGGAGAATGGGGTCGCGATACCATGATCGCCTTGCCCGGTCTGACTTTTCACGTCGGAAGAAGAAGCTTCGGCGAAGAAGTGCTGGCCGCGTATGCCGGGTTGGAACGGGACGGACTACTTCCCAATTATCTTGATCAGTCGTCCGAGCATTTGGCGTACAATTCCGTTGATGCCTCCCTGTGGTTTTTCTGGGCCGTGCAGGAATACCTGAAGACCGGTGGGAATATCGGGTTTGTCATGGAAGCGATTTATCCGGCGCTGCGAAGCATTGTTTCCGCCCATCTGGACGGGCGCGTTCCATTATGCGGCGTGGCTGAAAATGGATTGCTCTATGCCGGAAACGAACACACCCAGCTTACATGGATGGATGCCCAGGCATATGGTCGCCCGGTCACCCCGCGCCATGGCGCGGCGGTGGAAATTAACGCGCTCTGGTATAACGCGCTCCGCTTTTTCCTTGAATTGGCGAAGGGGAGTGACGAACTGACCTCTCGCGCCGAGCAGGCGGCTGATGCGCTGGCTGCCAATTTCGTTGAACGATTCTGGAATCATGCCGACAACTGTCTCAGTGATGTGGTCAACGAGCATGGTCAGGATCATAGCATCCGGCCCAATCAGGTCTTTGCCGTTTCGTTACCGTATTCCATGCTGGATGCCGAACGGATGCGTGCAGTCATCAAGGTTGTCCAGGCCCATCTGCTGACTCCGTATGGACTGCGGACCCTGTCACCGAGTGCCCCCGCGTATCGACCGTTTTACGAAGGCGATGCCGATGCCCGCGATTCAGCCTATCACCAGGGCATGGTCTGGCCGTGGCTTGCCGGACATTTCGGCGAGGCGCTGCTGCGTCAGGCTGAAGACAAGAAAGGGGCCAGGGCGTTTCTTCGCAAATATTTCAAACCGATTCTCCGTTCATTCCCTGAGGATTTCGGCATTGCCTCGGTTCCAGAAATCTATACAGGCAACCCGCCGCACCTGCCCGGAGGCTGCATAGCTCAGGCGTGGAGCGTGGGTGAAGCTATTCGTCTCAATGCGTTGCTGGGGGGCAAATGA
- a CDS encoding glycosyltransferase family 4 protein, which translates to MRVLMFGWEFPPYISGGLGTACLGLTKGLAGLGTDILFVLPRLDSDDEGKHLTLMGANQVRAKVGISEILELRQRISVLEVLSPLRPYLTETEYRTILEKNELLTTERILGELDNDFSGGYGDNLMAEIVRYSVVGAHLAATDHFDIIHAHDWMTAPAGIEAKRVSGKPLVVHTHALEFDRSGEHVNQQVYDIERAGFVAADRIVAVSHYTKDVIVKRYGIDSAKISVVHNAVSKERRFSQMQISKPFKEKLVLFLGRITFQKGPDYFIEAAAKVLKKNPDVRFAMAGTGDMFPRMVERMAELRIADKFHFLGFVRGADVERIYAMSDLYVMPSVSEPFGITPLEAMVYNVPSIVSKQSGVAEILDNAVKIDFWDVDRLAFEILDILGDEKRAKKLIEQGMETLKTVKWEAAAEHVLRIYNELAGGGR; encoded by the coding sequence ATGCGCGTACTCATGTTCGGATGGGAATTCCCACCGTATATTTCCGGGGGGCTCGGGACAGCCTGTCTCGGTCTGACCAAAGGGCTTGCCGGACTTGGAACGGATATACTCTTTGTTCTGCCGCGCCTTGATTCCGACGATGAAGGCAAGCACCTGACGCTCATGGGAGCTAATCAGGTTCGGGCAAAGGTCGGCATTTCCGAAATCCTTGAACTGCGTCAACGGATATCAGTGCTCGAGGTGCTCTCGCCACTGCGGCCCTATCTGACGGAAACAGAATATCGCACGATTCTGGAGAAGAACGAACTGCTCACGACTGAGCGTATTCTCGGCGAACTCGACAACGATTTCTCCGGTGGCTACGGCGACAATCTCATGGCTGAAATTGTGCGTTACAGCGTTGTCGGAGCGCATCTTGCCGCAACAGATCATTTCGACATCATTCATGCCCATGACTGGATGACCGCCCCGGCAGGCATCGAAGCCAAGAGGGTGTCCGGCAAACCCTTGGTGGTTCACACCCATGCCCTGGAGTTTGATCGCAGTGGTGAACATGTGAATCAGCAGGTCTACGATATAGAACGGGCAGGTTTTGTCGCGGCCGACAGGATTGTCGCCGTGAGCCACTACACCAAGGATGTCATCGTCAAACGCTATGGCATCGACTCGGCCAAAATCTCGGTAGTTCATAACGCCGTTTCCAAGGAACGCCGCTTCAGCCAGATGCAAATTAGCAAGCCGTTCAAGGAAAAACTGGTTCTCTTTCTTGGTCGCATCACCTTTCAGAAAGGCCCGGACTATTTTATTGAAGCTGCCGCAAAGGTGCTCAAGAAAAACCCGGACGTCCGTTTTGCCATGGCTGGTACGGGTGACATGTTTCCCCGCATGGTGGAGCGCATGGCCGAACTGCGTATAGCTGACAAGTTCCATTTTCTCGGCTTTGTGCGCGGGGCCGATGTGGAACGTATCTACGCCATGAGCGATCTCTATGTCATGCCCAGCGTCTCCGAACCGTTTGGCATCACGCCGCTGGAAGCCATGGTATACAACGTGCCGTCCATTGTTTCCAAACAATCAGGTGTTGCTGAAATACTGGATAACGCGGTCAAGATTGATTTTTGGGATGTGGACAGACTCGCTTTTGAGATTCTCGACATCCTGGGTGACGAGAAGAGGGCAAAGAAACTCATTGAGCAAGGCATGGAAACACTCAAGACTGTCAAATGGGAAGCCGCTGCGGAACATGTCCTGCGCATTTACAATGAACTTGCCGGAGGTGGTCGATGA
- a CDS encoding glycoside hydrolase family 57 protein translates to MISLCFYFQVHQPMRLDQNYSFFDIGRHHHYRDDKANRDIMRKVADKCYLPANRMMLDLINEFKGDFRISYAITGVAMEQFQEFCPEVLHSFRELADTGCVEFISETHYHSLAFLFSKEEFRRQVTMHNEVLKEFFGATPVTFRNTELIYSNDLALDIEKMGYKVILAEGADQVLGWRSPNFVYQPSGCCKLKALLKNYRLSDDVAFRFSDRSWGEWPVTTDKFSDWIHSVAGNGEAINLFMDYETIGEHQWEDTGIFQFFKALPRSILSHHDFVFQTPAEAAARLDPVAQLDVPYFTSWADLERDVSAWLGNSMQDQATELVYGLEKKVLATKDDDLIATWREMLTSDHFYYMCTKWFSDGDVHKYFNPYETPHQAFITYMNALNDLALTVDRRLGNE, encoded by the coding sequence ATGATCTCTCTGTGCTTCTACTTTCAGGTTCATCAGCCCATGAGGCTCGATCAGAACTATTCTTTTTTCGACATCGGACGGCATCATCATTATCGGGATGACAAGGCAAACCGAGATATTATGCGCAAGGTTGCCGACAAGTGCTACCTCCCTGCCAACCGGATGATGCTCGACCTGATCAACGAGTTCAAGGGTGATTTCAGAATCTCATATGCCATTACCGGCGTGGCCATGGAACAGTTCCAGGAATTTTGTCCCGAAGTCCTGCACTCTTTCCGTGAACTGGCTGACACTGGTTGCGTGGAATTCATCAGCGAGACGCACTACCACTCCCTGGCGTTCCTTTTTTCAAAGGAAGAATTTCGACGCCAGGTAACGATGCACAATGAAGTCCTGAAGGAGTTCTTCGGGGCCACTCCGGTCACGTTCCGCAATACCGAGCTTATCTACAGCAACGATCTTGCCCTTGATATCGAGAAAATGGGCTACAAGGTCATTTTGGCAGAAGGAGCGGATCAGGTACTTGGATGGCGGTCGCCGAACTTCGTGTATCAGCCGTCAGGTTGCTGCAAGCTCAAGGCCTTGCTCAAGAATTATCGCTTGTCCGATGATGTGGCATTCCGCTTCTCTGACCGCAGTTGGGGCGAATGGCCTGTGACCACGGACAAGTTTTCCGATTGGATACATTCCGTCGCAGGCAACGGTGAAGCCATTAACCTGTTCATGGACTACGAGACCATTGGCGAGCATCAGTGGGAAGATACGGGGATTTTCCAGTTTTTCAAGGCGCTGCCCCGGTCCATCCTTTCGCACCATGACTTCGTCTTCCAGACTCCGGCAGAGGCTGCGGCCCGACTCGATCCGGTGGCCCAACTCGATGTGCCGTATTTCACTTCCTGGGCCGATCTGGAGCGTGATGTGTCGGCGTGGCTCGGCAATTCGATGCAGGATCAGGCGACGGAGTTGGTTTACGGGCTTGAAAAGAAAGTCCTTGCTACAAAGGATGACGATCTCATCGCTACATGGCGGGAGATGCTCACAAGCGATCACTTTTACTACATGTGTACCAAATGGTTTTCCGATGGAGATGTGCATAAGTATTTCAATCCATATGAAACACCGCACCAGGCCTTCATCACGTACATGAATGCACTCAACGATCTCGCACTGACTGTGGATCGTAGGCTCGGCAACGAATGA